The following are encoded together in the Paludisphaera mucosa genome:
- a CDS encoding tetratricopeptide repeat protein, giving the protein MRLGRPNGRILGGCLVLTAVACAGCRGGPGRRGEHASASLLDSGRAAKVSHRQAADVEIAMARSLEQSGDLAGAEAAYRDALAKDPRRGDAEARLAVLADERGDLKGSAEHFERAARLAPDDPEILCDRGYSYYLQRRWADAEGCLRKALQKDPRHARAHNNLGLTLARQGDRDGALAEFAKAGCDRADARSNLALVLAMEGRVEDARTLYAEAAAAKPGSVAAREGLRAADAALAARGFGGGARESLAGAIPPPSRFDPAVARASATRGD; this is encoded by the coding sequence ATGCGACTCGGCCGACCTAACGGGCGGATCCTCGGCGGCTGCCTGGTCCTGACGGCGGTCGCCTGCGCCGGCTGCCGCGGGGGCCCGGGCCGGCGCGGCGAGCACGCCTCGGCGAGCCTGCTGGACTCGGGGAGGGCGGCGAAGGTCTCGCACCGGCAGGCGGCCGACGTCGAGATCGCGATGGCCCGCTCGCTGGAGCAGTCCGGCGACCTGGCCGGCGCCGAGGCCGCCTATCGCGACGCCCTGGCCAAGGACCCCCGCCGCGGCGACGCCGAGGCCCGCCTGGCCGTGCTGGCCGACGAGCGCGGCGACCTGAAGGGGTCGGCCGAGCACTTCGAGCGCGCGGCGAGGCTGGCCCCCGACGACCCCGAAATCCTCTGCGACCGGGGCTACAGCTATTATCTCCAGCGTCGCTGGGCCGACGCCGAGGGCTGCCTGCGCAAGGCCCTGCAGAAGGACCCGCGGCACGCGCGGGCCCACAACAACCTGGGCCTGACGCTCGCCCGCCAGGGCGACCGCGACGGGGCCCTGGCCGAGTTCGCGAAGGCGGGCTGCGACCGGGCCGACGCCCGGTCGAACCTGGCCCTGGTGCTGGCGATGGAGGGCCGGGTCGAGGACGCCCGGACGCTCTACGCCGAGGCCGCCGCCGCCAAGCCCGGCTCCGTCGCGGCCCGCGAAGGCCTCCGCGCGGCCGACGCCGCCCTGGCGGCCCGCGGGTTCGGCGGCGGCGCCCGAGAGTCCCTCGCGGGCGCGATCCCGCCCCCGTCGCGGTTCGACCCCGCCGTGGCCCGGGCCTCAGCGACGCGGGGCGACTGA